The following are encoded together in the Eptesicus fuscus isolate TK198812 chromosome 16, DD_ASM_mEF_20220401, whole genome shotgun sequence genome:
- the CHCHD5 gene encoding coiled-coil-helix-coiled-coil-helix domain-containing protein 5, whose amino-acid sequence MQAALEVTARHCGRELDQYGQCVAAKPESWQRDCHHLKMSIARCTSNHPVIRQIRQACAEPFEAFEECLRQNEAATGNCAEQMHRFLQCAEQVQPANPPATVQAQPLPAS is encoded by the exons AT GCAGGCGGCGCTGGAGGTTACTGCCCGCCACTGCGGCCGGGAGCTGGACCAGTACGGCCAGTGTGTGGCTGCCAAGCCAGAGTCCTGGCAACGGGACTGTCACCACCTCAAAATGAGCATCGCTCGATGCACCTCTAACCA CCCAGTCATCCGTCAGATCCGCCAGGCCTGTGCAGAGCCCTTTGAGGCCTTTGAGGAGTGTCTTCGGCAGAATGAGGCAGCCACAGGCAACTGTGCGGAGCAGATGCACCGCTTCCTGCAGTGCGCTGAGCAGGTGCAGCCAGCGAACCCACCTGCAACTGTGCAG GCACAGCCACTTCCTGCCTCCTGA